One segment of Ziziphus jujuba cultivar Dongzao chromosome 12, ASM3175591v1 DNA contains the following:
- the LOC107429482 gene encoding transcriptional repressor ILP1, translating into MSSRAKNFRRRAGDDDDDDNEDDNKNNTPSTTTAVKATSKPSASGPTTIPKPNKKTQNQAPKRLSFADDEDNDEAPSRPSSKPSNSSSKFSSRLAKPSSSHRMTSLKDRLAHSSSASSSSSSSPSILSNVQPQAGTYTKETLLELQKNTRTLASSRPSTESKSSSEPIIVLKGLVKSSDRISEIVTEAEELEGSEDDEDEEEVKEKMAKRDAQARLASMAIGKGRDSSSSGLAILSQAEIDAIRAKKERMRQSGPAAPDYISLDGGSNHGAAEGLSDEEPEFRSRIAMFGEKMDGIKKGVFEDVDARAMDVVGLRKESIEDGDDEDEEEKIWEEEQFRKGFGKRMDDGSSRVVSTGGVPVVVQNAPQQKFVYPTTARYSPVQSVSGSPSIGGASGALQGLSIISQNAGNSWKAIGDFTKKFQESYGRSVSSLTNSDENLSTSLLNVTALENSLSAHDEKYKFMQKLCYFVSILCDFLKHKAPFIEELEEQMQKFLEKRASVILERRAADNDDEMREVEAGVRAAMSVFSKKGGSNDIVAAKNAAQAALAALREQSNLPEKLDEFGRDVNLQKRMEMKGRAEARLRKKARFDSRKLSSMDVDSSSLKVEGESSTDESDSENTAYESHRKQILQTADQIFSDAAEEYSQLSMVKERFEECKRNYLSTYRDAYMSLSVPSLFSPYVRLELLKWDPLREKTDFLDMNWHSLLLDYGLREDGSGFATDDADANLVPVLVEKVALPILHHKIVHCWDMLSTKETKNAVAATSLVTDYVPASSEALADLLVAIRTCLADAVANLMVPTWSSQVLIAVPNASRVAAYRFGMSVRLLKNICLWKEILALPILEKLALDELLCGKILPHLRSIAPNVHDAITRTERIVASLSGVWSGPSVRGDHSRKLQPLVDYILSLGKTLEKKKHGSGLTESETSALARRLKKMLVELNEYDNARDIARTFHLKEAL; encoded by the exons ATGAGTAGCAGAGCCAAGAACTTCCGGCGCCGTGCCggcgacgacgacgacgacgacaacGAAGACGACAACAAAAACAACACTCCTTCCACCACCACCGCCGTAAAAGCCACATCAAAACCCTCAGCATCCGGTCCAACGACCATCCCTAAACCCAACAAGAAGACGCAAAACCAAGCCCCGAAGCGTCTCAGCTTTGCCGACGACGAAGATAACGACGAAGCCCCATCTCGTCCCTCTTCCAAACCTTCCAATTCTTCTTCCAAGTTCTCTTCTCGTCTCGCCAAGCCGTCTTCTTCTCACAGAATGACCTCCCTCAAGGACCGCCTCGCTCATTCCTCGtctgcatcatcatcatcatcttcgtcCCCTTCTATTCTCTCCAATGTCCAACCCCAAGCCGGTACTTACACCAAAGAAACCCTCCTCGAGCTTCAGAAGAACACACGCACCCTCGCGAGCTCTCGGCCGTCCACGGAATCCAAATCCTCGTCCGAACCCATTATCGTATTGAAGGGGCTTGTAAAATCCAGTGACCGGATCTCTGAGATAGTGACGGAAGCCGAAGAGTTGGAGGGGTCCGAAGACGACGAGGATGAAGAGGAGGTTAAGGAGAAGATGGCTAAGCGTGATGCTCAGGCTCGGTTGGCTTCAATGGCGATTGGGAAAGGAAGGGATTCTTCTTCATCTGGGTTGGCGATTCTCAGTCAAGCTGAGATAGATGCTATACGAGCAAAGAAGGAAAGGATGCGGCAATCGGGTCCGGCGGCACCGGATTACATATCATTGGACGGAGGGAGCAACCATGGTGCGGCGGAAGGGTTGAGTGATGAAGAGCCGGAGTTTCGAAGCCGCATTGCCATGTTTGGGGAGAAGATGGATGGAATTAAGAAGGGTGTTTTTGAGGATGTTGATGCGAGAGCAATGGATGTGGTGGGGTTGAGGAAGGAGAGCATCGAGGAtggtgatgatgaagatgaagaggagAAGATTTGGGAGGAAGAGCAGTTTAGGAAGGGTTTTGGGAAGAGAATGGATGATGGGTCTAGCAGGGTGGTTAGCACTGGTGGTGTTCCTGTGGTGGTTCAGAATGCACCCCAGCAGAAGTTTGTTTACCCAACAACGGCTAGATACAGTCCGGTGCAAAGTGTTTCTGGTAGTCCTAGTATAGGAGGGGCAAGTGGAGCATTACAAGGTTTGAGCATTATATCCCAAAATGCTGGGAATTCTTGGAAAGCTATAGGCGATTTTACTAAGAAGTTTCAG GAATCTTATGGCAGATCTGTGTCATCATTGACCAACTCTGATGAAAATTTGTCTACTTCATTATTGAATGTAACTGCTCTTGAAAATTCTCTGTCTGCTCATGATGAGAAGTACAAGTTCATGCAAAagctttgttattttgtttctatCTTATGTGACTTTTTGAAG CATAAAGCTCCCTTCATAGAGGAACTTGAGGAGCAAATGCAGAAATTCCTTGAAAAACGTGCATCAGTTATTTTGGAAAGAAGAGCTgctgataatgatgatgaaatgAGGGAGGTAGAAGCTGGTGTCAGAGCTGCAATGTCTGTGTTCAGCAAAAAAGGTGGCAGTAATGACATAGTTGCAGCCAAAAATGCTGCACAGGCAGCATTGGCTGCTTTGAGAGAACAAAGTAATTTGCCAGAGAAGTTAGATGAATTTGGAAGAGATGTGAACCTGCAGAAGCGTATGGAAATGAAAGGTAGGGCTGAGGCTCGTCTACGCAAGAAAGCTAGGTTTGATTCAAGGAAATTATCATCCATGGACGTGGACAGTTCGAGTCTGAAAGTTGAAGGAGAATCAAGCACTGATGAGAGTGACAGTGAGAATACAGCATACGAGTCACACCGTAAGCAAATACTCCAGACTGCTGATCAAATATTTAGTGATGCAGCTGAGGAATATTCCCAGCTTTCAATGGTTAAAGAAAGGTTCGAAGAATgtaagagaaattatttatcaacATATCGTGATGCTTACATGTCATTAAGTGTTCCTTCTTTATTCTCACCATATGTGAGGCTCGAGCTATTGAAGTGGGACCCTCTCCGTGAGAAAACAGATTTTTTGGATATGAATTG GCACTCATTGCTATTGGATTATGGTTTACGAGAAGATGGAAGTGGTTTTGCCACTGATGATGCTGATGCTAACCTTGTTCCTGTATTGGTGGAAAAGGTTGCGCTTCCCATTTTGCATCATAAAATTGTTCACTGCTGGGACATGCTTAGCACAAAAGAGACTAAAAATGCTGTTGCTGCCACAAGCTTGGTGACAGATTATGTTCCAGCTTCTAGTGAGGCTCTTGCTGATTTATTAGTTGCCATTCGAACCTGTCTAGCTGATGCTGTTGCTAATCTTATG GTCCCAACATGGAGTTCACAAGTATTGATAGCTGTGCCAAATGCATCACGTGTTGCAGCATATCGTTTTGGAATGTCAGTTCGACTGCTGAAAAATATCTGCTTGTGGAAAGAAATCCTTGCATTGCCAATTTTAGAGAAGCTTGCTCTGGATGAGcttttgtgtggaaaaattcTTCCTCACTTGCGAAGCATTGCACCAAACGTTCATGATGCTATCACAAGAACTGAAAGGATTGTTGCTTCTCTGTCTGGGGTCTGGTCAGGTCCAAGTGTGAGAGGGGATCACAG CCGCAAATTGCAACCTCTGGTGGATTACATACTCTCACTTGGGAAGACGCTAGAGAAGAAGAAGCATGGATCGGGTCTGACAGAGAGTGAAACGAGCGCACTGGCCCGCCGGTTGAAGAAGATGCTGGTTGAGCTCAATGAATATGATAATGCCAGGGACATAGCTAGGACCTTTCATCTGAAGGAAGCATTGTGA
- the LOC107429520 gene encoding serine/threonine-protein kinase STN7, chloroplastic isoform X2: MAASIAAGGVGIGGVPKLHPPFLGKKLRIKTNTQSIVRSSNPQRFRVCASGGGELINGVWDLFLGVGVGLPCTVMECGDIIYRSTLPKSSGLTLTAPGAVLALGALSYLWATPGVAPGFFDMFVLAFVERIFRPTFRKDDFVLGKKLGEGAFGVVYKASHAKKPASKKEGDLVLKKATEYGAVEIWMNERVRRACANSCADFLYGFLESSGKKGAEYWLIWRFEGEATLSDLMQSKEFPYNVETMLLGEVQDLPKGLERENSIIQTVMRQLLFALDGLHSTGIVHRDIKPQNVIFSEGSRTFKIIDLGAAADLRVGINYIPKEFLLDPRYAAPEQYIMSTQTPSAPSAPVATALSPVLWQLNLPDRFDIYSAGLIFLQMAFPALRSDSGLIQFNRQLKRCDYDLVAWRKSIEPRASADLRRGFELLDLDGGIGWELLTSMVRYKARQRISAKGALAHPYFDREGILALSFMQKLRMQLFRATQQDYEEAAKWIIRHMAKSGTKQDGGFTEAQLQEFRVCI; the protein is encoded by the exons ATGGCGGCTAGTATTGCAGCAGGAGGGGTGGGGATAGGAGGGGTTCCCAAACTCCACCCGCCATTTCTGGGGAAGAAGCTCAGGATCAAAACCAACACTCAGTCAATAGTTCGAAGCTCGAATCCGCAAAGATTTAGAGTCTGTGCTTCGGGTGGAGGAGAGCTGATCAATGGGGTTTGGGACCTTTTTCTGGGTGTGGGAGTAGGGCTTCCATGTACGGTGATGGAGTGTGGTGATATTATATACAGGAGCACTCTTCCCAAGTCTAGTGGGTTAACGCTTACAGCTCCTGGTGCGGTATTGGCTTTGGGTGCTTTGTCTTATCTTTGGGCCACTCCTGGTGTGGCTCCTGGTTTCTTTGACATGTTTGTTCTAGCTTTCGTCGAGAGGATTTTCAGACCCACTTTTCGGAAG GATGATTTTGTTTTGGGGAAGAAGTTGGGTGAGGGAGCTTTTGGAGTGGTTTATAAAGCTTCACATGCCAAGAAACCTGCTTCCAAG AAAGAAGGTGACCTAGTCTTGAAAAAGGCTACTGAATATGGAGCAGTAGAGATTTGGATGAATGAGCGTGTGCGAAGAGCTTGTGCGAACAGCTGTGCGGATTTTTTATACGGCTTTCTTGAG AGTTCTGGAAAGAAAGGAGCTGAATATTGGCTTATATGGAGGTTTGAAGGGGAAGCCACACTTTCTGATTTAATGCAGAGTAAAGAATTTCCCTACAAT GTTGAAACAATGCTTCTTGGAGAAGTACAGGACTTGCCTAAAGggttggaaagggaaaataGTATCATTCAAACAGTTATGAGACAGCTTTTATTTGCTTTAGATGGTCTTCACTCAACAGGGATTGTGCATAGGGATATTAAGCCGCAAAATGTTATATTCTCTGAGG GTTCTCGTACATTCAAGATTATTGATCTTGGAGCTGCAGCAGATTTAAGAGTGGGCATCAACTACATTCCAAAGGAGTTTCTTTTGGATCCAAG GTATGCTGCACCAGAACAGTACATTATGAGCACCCAAACTCCATCAGCACCCTCAGCTCCAGTGGCAACAGCGCTATCCCCAGTCCTTTGGCAG CTGAATTTGCCCGATAGATTCGATATCTACAGTGCTGGTCTCATATTCCTACAGATG GCATTCCCTGCATTACGCAGTGACAGTGGCCTCATACAATTCAACCGTCAGTTAAAAAGGTGTGATTACGACTTGGTTGCATGGAGGAAAAGCATTGAGCCTCGTGCTTCCGCTGATCTACGAAGAGGTTTCGAGTTATTGGATTTGGATGGTGGAATTGGATGGGAACTCCTAACATCAATGGTTCGATACAAAGCGAGACAAAGAATCAGTGCAAAAGGAGCTTTAGCTCATCCCTACTTCGACAGGGAAGGCATTTTAGCTTTGTCATTCATGCAGAAGCTGAGGATGCAACTCTTTCGAGCCACACAACAAGACTATGAGGAAGCTGCCAAGTGGATTATTCGTCATATGGCAAAATCAGGAACCAAGCAAGATGGTGGATTCACAGAAGCTCAACTCCAGGAGTTCAGAGTCTGTATCTAA
- the LOC107429521 gene encoding small polypeptide DEVIL 4 — MKMGSHATIGGSKRRFSSRGVGGVLREQRAKLYIIRRCVVMLLCWHD, encoded by the coding sequence ATGAAGATGGGAAGCCATGCCACTATTGGAGGATCTAAGAGAAGGTTTTCAAGCAGAGGAGTTGGAGGAGTTCTTAGAGAGCAAAGAGCTAAGCTTTATATTATAAGGAGGTGTGTGGTTATGCTTCTTTGTTGGCATGATTAA
- the LOC107429520 gene encoding serine/threonine-protein kinase STN7, chloroplastic isoform X1, with amino-acid sequence MAASIAAGGVGIGGVPKLHPPFLGKKLRIKTNTQSIVRSSNPQRFRVCASGGGELINGVWDLFLGVGVGLPCTVMECGDIIYRSTLPKSSGLTLTAPGAVLALGALSYLWATPGVAPGFFDMFVLAFVERIFRPTFRKDDFVLGKKLGEGAFGVVYKASHAKKPASKKEGDLVLKKATEYGAVEIWMNERVRRACANSCADFLYGFLESSGKKGAEYWLIWRFEGEATLSDLMQSKEFPYNVETMLLGEVQDLPKGLERENSIIQTVMRQLLFALDGLHSTGIVHRDIKPQNVIFSEGSRTFKIIDLGAAADLRVGINYIPKEFLLDPRYAAPEQYIMSTQTPSAPSAPVATALSPVLWQLNLPDRFDIYSAGLIFLQMAFPALRSDSGLIQFNRQLKRCDYDLVAWRKSIEPRASADLRRGFELLDLDGGIGWELLTSMVRYKARQRISAKGALAHPYFDREGILALSFMQKLRMQLFRATQQDYEEAAKWIIRHMAKSGTKQDGGFTEAQLQEFREMGQPKKKASPQRNALASALRLQRKIVKTLNESMDELNRRRKSLWWSRWIPREE; translated from the exons ATGGCGGCTAGTATTGCAGCAGGAGGGGTGGGGATAGGAGGGGTTCCCAAACTCCACCCGCCATTTCTGGGGAAGAAGCTCAGGATCAAAACCAACACTCAGTCAATAGTTCGAAGCTCGAATCCGCAAAGATTTAGAGTCTGTGCTTCGGGTGGAGGAGAGCTGATCAATGGGGTTTGGGACCTTTTTCTGGGTGTGGGAGTAGGGCTTCCATGTACGGTGATGGAGTGTGGTGATATTATATACAGGAGCACTCTTCCCAAGTCTAGTGGGTTAACGCTTACAGCTCCTGGTGCGGTATTGGCTTTGGGTGCTTTGTCTTATCTTTGGGCCACTCCTGGTGTGGCTCCTGGTTTCTTTGACATGTTTGTTCTAGCTTTCGTCGAGAGGATTTTCAGACCCACTTTTCGGAAG GATGATTTTGTTTTGGGGAAGAAGTTGGGTGAGGGAGCTTTTGGAGTGGTTTATAAAGCTTCACATGCCAAGAAACCTGCTTCCAAG AAAGAAGGTGACCTAGTCTTGAAAAAGGCTACTGAATATGGAGCAGTAGAGATTTGGATGAATGAGCGTGTGCGAAGAGCTTGTGCGAACAGCTGTGCGGATTTTTTATACGGCTTTCTTGAG AGTTCTGGAAAGAAAGGAGCTGAATATTGGCTTATATGGAGGTTTGAAGGGGAAGCCACACTTTCTGATTTAATGCAGAGTAAAGAATTTCCCTACAAT GTTGAAACAATGCTTCTTGGAGAAGTACAGGACTTGCCTAAAGggttggaaagggaaaataGTATCATTCAAACAGTTATGAGACAGCTTTTATTTGCTTTAGATGGTCTTCACTCAACAGGGATTGTGCATAGGGATATTAAGCCGCAAAATGTTATATTCTCTGAGG GTTCTCGTACATTCAAGATTATTGATCTTGGAGCTGCAGCAGATTTAAGAGTGGGCATCAACTACATTCCAAAGGAGTTTCTTTTGGATCCAAG GTATGCTGCACCAGAACAGTACATTATGAGCACCCAAACTCCATCAGCACCCTCAGCTCCAGTGGCAACAGCGCTATCCCCAGTCCTTTGGCAG CTGAATTTGCCCGATAGATTCGATATCTACAGTGCTGGTCTCATATTCCTACAGATG GCATTCCCTGCATTACGCAGTGACAGTGGCCTCATACAATTCAACCGTCAGTTAAAAAGGTGTGATTACGACTTGGTTGCATGGAGGAAAAGCATTGAGCCTCGTGCTTCCGCTGATCTACGAAGAGGTTTCGAGTTATTGGATTTGGATGGTGGAATTGGATGGGAACTCCTAACATCAATGGTTCGATACAAAGCGAGACAAAGAATCAGTGCAAAAGGAGCTTTAGCTCATCCCTACTTCGACAGGGAAGGCATTTTAGCTTTGTCATTCATGCAGAAGCTGAGGATGCAACTCTTTCGAGCCACACAACAAGACTATGAGGAAGCTGCCAAGTGGATTATTCGTCATATGGCAAAATCAGGAACCAAGCAAGATGGTGGATTCACAGAAGCTCAACTCCAGGAGTTCAGA GAAATGGGTCAGCCTAAGAAGAAGGCCAGTCCACAAAGGAATGCACTTGCTTCAGCTCTCCGGCTGCAGAGAAAGATTGTCAAAACATTGAATGAGAGCATGGATGAGCTTAACCGGCGTCGCAAGAGTTTATGGTGGAGTAGGTGGATTCCCAGGGAGGAATGA
- the LOC107429481 gene encoding SUPPRESSOR OF GAMMA RESPONSE 1, protein MAGPSWLVDSNRIATKIKSASGISQPERTKWKSNPTRTCPNCQHVIDNSDVVQEWPGLPRGVKFDPSDQEIIWHLRAKAGEGGLKSHPFINEFIPTVEEDDGICYVHPRKLPGVKQDGSVSHFFHRAVKAYNTGTRKRRKIHGDDCGDVRWHKTGRTKPVILDGVQRGCKKIMVLYMSVVRGGKAEKTNWVMHQYHLGTEEDEKDGEYVISKVFYQQNQVKQGDKTDQDISESIDAIVAKVDPVTPKSSTPEPPRNEQHHSDFELGQDAVTFCPAPAAMHTEIDYIEDEVQPECENPGHNNQQKAENQVDQQLGHNENCAPEEPKWWDSESQNLLDSQQLVEGLSLCDELLQSQSPNRDAHGNGVPMKNKIRLSDYAHLGPEDLKKDLEECQNLVIDPANIELDTPPDFRLSQLDFGSQESYTAWGGRVAD, encoded by the exons ATGGCTGG ACCATCATGGTTAGTCGACAGTAatagaattgcaacaaaaatcaagAGTGCATCTGGCATTTCTCAACCTGAAAGGACTAAATGGAAAAGCAACCCAACTAGAACTTGTCCGAATTGCCAACATGTGATTGACAACAGTGAT GTTGTTCAAGAGTGGCCAGGATTACCTAGGGGTGTGAAATTTGACCCGTCTGATCAAGAGATTATATGGCATTTACGTGCAAAAGCTGGTGAAGGGGGGTTGAAGTCCCATCCTTTTATTAACGAATTTATCCCAACTGTTGAGGAAGACGATGGAATCTGTTATGTCCATCCTCGGAAACTACCAG GGGTTAAACAAGATGGAAGTGTTTCTCACTTCTTTCACAGAGCAGTGAAGGCTTACAATACTGGTACTCGAAAGCGTCGAAAGATACATGGTGATGATTGTGGTGATGTTCGCTGGCACAAGACTGGTCGTACAAAACCAGTGATTTTGGATGGGGTTCAAAGAGGGTGTAAGAAGATTATGGTTCTCTACATGAGTGTGGTTAGGGGAGGCAAAGCTGAGAAGACTAACTGGGTCATGCATCAATATCACTTAGGAACAGAAGAGGATGAGAAGGATGGGGAGTATGTTATTTCTAAAGTGTTTTACCAGCAGAACCAAGTTAAGCAAGGTGATAAAACTGATCAAGATATTTCTGAAAGCATTGATGCCATTGTTGCAAAAGTTGATCCAGTCACTCCGAAATCATCCACTCCTGAACCGCCCCGAAATGAGCAGCATCATTCTGATTTTGAACTGGGACAAGATGCTGTTACTTTCTGTCCAGCACCTGCTGCGATG CACACTGAGATTGATTATATAGAAGATGAGGTTCAACCTGAATGTGAAAATCCTGGCCACAATAATCAACAGAAGGCAGAAAATCAAGTTGATCAACAATTGGGCCATAATGAAAATTGTGCGCCGGAAGAACCTAAATGGTGGGACAGTGAGTCACAAAATTTGCTGGATTCACAACAGCTTGTGGAAGGGCTATCTTTGTGTGACGAACTCCTCCAAAGCCAGTCTCCAAATAGAGATGCTCATGGAAATGGTGTACCGATGAAGAACAAAATCAGGCTTTCTGACTATGCTCATTTAGGACCAGAGGATTTAAAGAAAGATTTAGAAGAATGCCAAAATCTTGTCATTGATCCAGCAAACATCGAACTCGATACTCCTCCAGATTTCCGACTGAGCCAGCTT GATTTTGGATCTCAAGAAAGTTATACTGCTTGGGGTGGTAGGGTGGCTGACTAA
- the LOC132800163 gene encoding uncharacterized protein LOC132800163 produces the protein MLSNKWVATVASIWIQCSIGAYTFGIYSSALNSSQGYDQSTLDTVSVFKDIETNIGVLSGLLHSAIAIKNRPSPSSATQLGGPWVVHLAGAFQCFVGYFFMWVVVARGFLAPSEAVSIRVYDIFCGGNPANFLLMLALLSTFISLLLIFSVRTYETTSTVDDKKHLNAFSAIALIIIAYRMIIIILQNFFTFPSWAQLFSFLLLLLLLFSSIDSDNRQ, from the exons ATGCTGAGCAACAAGTGGGTAGCTACCGTTGCCAGTATATGGATCCAATGTAGCATCGGCGCATACACCTTCGGCATCTACTCGTCGGCGCTCAACTCCAGTCAAGGCTACGACCAATCTACCCTCGACACCGTTTCGGTCTTCAAAGACATCGAAACGAATATTGGGGTTCTCTCCGGCCTCCTCCACTCAGCCATCGCTATCAAAAATCGTCCTTCTCCATCGTCGGCGACCCAGTTGGGTGGACCGTGGGTTGTACACTTGGCAGGTGCTTTCCAATGCTTCGTGGGTTATTTCTTCATGTGGGTTGTGGTGGCCAGA GGCTTTCTTGCGCCTAGTGAAGCAGTATCTATTCGAGTATACGACATATTTTGCGGAGGCAATCCAGCCAATTTCCTTCTTATGCTTGCCTTATTGTCTACATTTATCTCTCTGTTGCTCATATTTTCGGTGAGAACCTACGAAACAACCAGCACAGTTGATGATAAGAAACACTTGAATGCTTTCTCTGCCATTGCTCTAATCATTATTGCTTATCgaatgataattataattttgcaAAACTTCTTCACTTTTCCTTCATGGgcacaattattttcatttctgcTTCTTCTGCTTCTACTCTTCTCTTCCATAGACAGTGATAACAGACAATAA